The Sporocytophaga myxococcoides genome contains a region encoding:
- a CDS encoding glycosyltransferase, protein MNRDLDFIFFALPRWDGNYSSTSYSLAKEFSKNNRVFYIDNPFTIKDFITQNKSPKIQTRKSALIFGKNIYKKVKGLSDNFIAVTPPLTIPNNFLPSGYFYNALSSANDKLIFMTISRIIKDYDVKKYIFINSFNPFYARQLPEKIRPLLKIYQTVDDIAQSGYTSKHGPRLERNAVASADLTLATSQQLTKLMKAYSSEVHYLPNAADVELFKTAAYTKLDQPNELEGNEKKVIGYVGNLDRLRVDYPLLKKIAEFHKDKILLLVGPSKYETYKDFGLDKYPNVVITGGKKLEELPRYLQNINCAIIPFVCNELTKSIYPLKVNEYLATGTPVVSSRFSDDINDFRDAAYLADSHEDFLNKIEEAIKNDNEDNRKLRIQFAEKNTWSARVKSFWEIVNPYIESK, encoded by the coding sequence ATGAATCGTGATTTAGACTTTATCTTTTTTGCCCTGCCAAGATGGGATGGTAATTATTCATCAACTTCATATTCGCTGGCTAAAGAGTTTTCGAAAAACAACCGGGTGTTTTATATTGACAATCCGTTTACTATAAAAGATTTTATCACACAAAATAAAAGTCCGAAAATACAGACAAGAAAATCGGCTTTAATTTTTGGTAAAAACATATATAAGAAAGTTAAAGGATTATCTGATAATTTTATAGCAGTTACACCTCCATTAACAATACCAAATAATTTTCTTCCTTCAGGATATTTTTATAATGCCTTGTCATCTGCCAATGACAAATTGATTTTCATGACCATATCCAGAATAATTAAGGATTATGATGTAAAGAAATATATCTTCATAAATTCCTTTAATCCGTTTTATGCCAGACAGCTTCCTGAAAAGATTAGACCGTTGCTAAAAATTTACCAAACGGTGGATGATATTGCTCAGAGCGGCTACACTTCCAAACATGGGCCAAGATTAGAAAGGAATGCCGTTGCTTCGGCAGACCTTACACTAGCTACTTCTCAGCAGCTGACAAAGCTAATGAAAGCTTATTCTTCAGAGGTACATTATCTGCCAAATGCAGCTGATGTGGAATTATTCAAAACGGCTGCTTACACAAAGCTGGATCAGCCCAATGAGTTGGAAGGGAATGAAAAAAAGGTTATTGGTTATGTAGGTAACCTTGACAGGCTAAGAGTAGATTACCCTCTGCTAAAAAAAATCGCTGAATTCCATAAAGATAAAATTCTGTTACTAGTAGGGCCAAGCAAGTATGAAACCTACAAGGATTTTGGCCTGGATAAATATCCTAATGTTGTCATTACAGGAGGAAAAAAGCTGGAGGAATTACCTAGGTACCTTCAAAATATCAATTGTGCAATCATTCCATTCGTTTGTAACGAGCTGACAAAAAGTATTTATCCTCTTAAAGTGAATGAATATCTGGCAACAGGAACACCTGTGGTTTCTTCCAGATTTTCCGATGATATTAATGATTTCAGGGATGCAGCTTATCTTGCGGACTCACATGAGGATTTTCTCAATAAGATTGAAGAAGCTATCAAAAACGACAATGAGGACAATAGAAAGCTCAGAATTCAATTCGCAGAAAAAAATACTTGGTCTGCAAGAGTAAAAAGTTTCTGGGAAATCGTTAATCCCTATATAGAAAGTAAATAA
- a CDS encoding O-antigen ligase family protein — protein MMEGLLKEKLGEAKEWLTKKAIIEKFNNIPGYTFLIFIALSFAFVVSKGGLLPGTIMLCLIIGVPVIFTCLFRLEIGVFIVLILSFFILTVLRFVDAPLGLTMDALIFLMFFGLFIKQTRERDWSFAKNPISYVILIWIFYNLIQVLNPGAASRLAWFYTIRSMAGIMVLFFIALYSFKTVDQISLFFKIWLFLSFLAGAYGIFQEVHGLMQFELDWIMADELRYNLYYNWGRFRKFSFLNDPTTFGIVMGFSGLACFALLAGPFSDFKKILLTVAGSTMLVSMIYSGTRTAYALVPVGFMFFTLLTFKRNILIISGIVFFLGTLIIVSPIKSLGPLGSNSLTRIRSTFQFDEDPSYNVRAVNQKNIQPYIQTHPLGGGLGSVGIWGQRFSPNSPLSEFKPDSGYMRVAVEMGWIGLIINLCVFFTILRVGIKNYYSVKDPKIKAYLGMILTVVYSLVVANFPQQAITIYPTIVIFYVLIALLVKLKEFDGALKVG, from the coding sequence ATGATGGAAGGACTATTAAAAGAAAAGTTGGGTGAAGCAAAAGAATGGTTAACGAAAAAAGCCATTATTGAAAAATTTAATAATATACCAGGATATACTTTCCTGATATTTATAGCTCTGTCTTTTGCTTTTGTAGTGAGTAAAGGCGGCCTTTTGCCAGGTACGATTATGTTGTGTCTGATAATAGGAGTGCCTGTTATTTTTACATGTCTTTTTCGACTTGAAATCGGAGTTTTTATAGTATTAATACTTTCATTTTTCATATTAACAGTACTTAGATTTGTCGATGCTCCATTAGGTTTAACAATGGATGCGTTGATTTTTTTGATGTTTTTCGGACTTTTTATCAAGCAAACAAGGGAACGGGACTGGAGTTTTGCAAAAAATCCTATCAGCTATGTAATTCTTATCTGGATCTTCTATAACCTGATACAAGTACTCAATCCAGGAGCAGCCTCACGTCTGGCCTGGTTTTATACAATCAGAAGTATGGCTGGTATAATGGTATTATTCTTTATAGCTCTTTATTCTTTTAAAACAGTGGATCAGATTAGTTTGTTTTTTAAGATCTGGTTGTTTTTATCGTTTCTTGCAGGAGCTTACGGGATATTTCAGGAAGTACATGGTTTGATGCAATTTGAGTTGGATTGGATTATGGCCGATGAATTGAGATATAACTTATATTACAACTGGGGCCGTTTCAGAAAATTTTCTTTCCTTAATGATCCAACTACATTTGGAATCGTAATGGGATTTTCGGGGCTAGCTTGTTTTGCATTGTTGGCAGGGCCTTTTTCCGATTTTAAAAAGATTTTATTGACTGTAGCAGGAAGTACTATGCTTGTTTCTATGATCTATTCCGGGACTAGAACAGCCTATGCGCTCGTACCTGTAGGTTTTATGTTTTTTACATTGCTTACATTCAAAAGAAATATATTAATAATTTCAGGAATAGTATTTTTTCTTGGAACTCTGATAATTGTCAGCCCTATCAAGAGCTTAGGACCATTGGGGTCAAACAGTCTTACAAGGATACGATCTACCTTTCAATTTGATGAGGATCCGTCTTACAATGTCAGAGCTGTAAACCAAAAAAATATCCAACCTTATATTCAGACTCATCCTCTTGGTGGAGGCTTAGGAAGTGTTGGGATCTGGGGACAACGTTTTTCACCTAATTCTCCGCTTTCAGAATTTAAACCGGATAGTGGATATATGAGGGTGGCCGTGGAAATGGGATGGATAGGCTTAATCATAAACCTATGTGTGTTTTTTACAATATTAAGGGTGGGGATTAAAAATTATTATAGTGTTAAAGATCCAAAAATAAAAGCGTATCTTGGGATGATTTTAACGGTTGTTTATAGTCTTGTCGTTGCGAACTTTCCTCAACAGGCAATAACAATATATCCAACTATTGTTATATTCTATGTTCTTATTGCCCTTTTAGTTAAATTAAAAGAATTTGACGGAGCATTAAAAGTAGGATAA
- a CDS encoding TolC family protein has translation MKRIFFLILFVISNVSFGQTINYNREVSAQDSLFEEQLIDIAWKNYPENEEFRLLLEKSRKEVFPEQMRFTRNLRLTYNFNNKVMEDGSMSQKPIFGLGVSLAIGDLLLLPNTSKQAKKDVVIAETRLNTQRLYIRNEVLKRYYTYVLALDLLKLRTASYEDAALMNKIVKEKYKGGKATLNEFNQFDEIYNKKLEDLLTQRTHLAIAKASLEELLAMKIENIPGYKEMLEQHQ, from the coding sequence ATGAAGAGAATATTTTTCTTGATTTTGTTTGTAATCTCAAATGTTTCTTTTGGCCAGACGATTAATTATAACAGAGAAGTCTCTGCTCAGGATTCACTATTTGAAGAGCAATTAATAGATATTGCCTGGAAGAATTATCCTGAAAATGAAGAGTTTCGGTTGCTTTTGGAAAAGAGCAGAAAAGAGGTATTTCCGGAGCAAATGCGCTTTACCAGAAATCTGAGACTTACCTACAATTTTAATAATAAAGTTATGGAAGATGGCAGTATGAGCCAAAAACCAATTTTTGGTTTGGGAGTCAGTTTAGCCATAGGCGATTTATTACTGCTGCCTAATACATCCAAACAAGCTAAGAAAGATGTTGTAATTGCTGAAACCAGACTAAATACTCAGAGGTTATATATCAGGAATGAAGTCTTGAAAAGATATTATACTTATGTACTTGCCCTTGATCTTCTTAAATTAAGAACAGCAAGTTATGAAGATGCGGCTTTAATGAATAAAATAGTTAAAGAAAAGTACAAAGGAGGAAAAGCCACATTAAATGAGTTTAACCAATTCGATGAGATTTATAATAAGAAATTGGAAGATTTATTAACTCAAAGAACTCACCTGGCAATAGCCAAAGCCTCTCTGGAAGAATTGCTGGCAATGAAAATTGAAAATATTCCAGGCTATAAGGAAATGCTGGAGCAACATCAGTAA